One stretch of Streptomyces peucetius DNA includes these proteins:
- a CDS encoding FtsB family cell division protein — MARRPEADRFSTATRLRLLGEQTAARVYRSQNRRQARRSRLTGRAAFLALVVCSLVVALAYPMRQYVSQRADIAEQERLMDEARRRVEQLKDEKARLRDDMYIRRLAREHLHYVLPGETGYTMIDPEAAEQQREEGGAADRPWYSNVWNGVDSADGPQQK; from the coding sequence ATGGCGCGCAGGCCGGAAGCGGACAGGTTCTCCACCGCGACCAGGCTGCGGCTGCTCGGCGAGCAGACCGCCGCCCGTGTCTACCGCTCCCAGAACCGCCGCCAGGCCCGCCGCTCCCGCCTCACCGGACGCGCCGCCTTCCTCGCTCTCGTCGTCTGCTCGCTCGTCGTGGCGCTCGCCTACCCGATGCGCCAGTACGTCTCCCAGCGGGCGGACATCGCCGAGCAGGAACGCCTGATGGACGAGGCACGCCGCCGAGTCGAGCAGCTCAAGGACGAGAAGGCGCGTCTGCGGGACGACATGTACATCCGCCGGCTCGCCCGGGAGCACCTGCACTACGTACTCCCAGGGGAGACCGGCTACACCATGATCGACCCCGAGGCCGCGGAGCAGCAGCGCGAGGAAGGCGGCGCGGCCGACCGGCCCTGGTACTCGAACGTGTGGAACGGCGTGGACAGCGCCGACGGCCCGCAGCAGAAGTAA
- a CDS encoding DUF501 domain-containing protein — protein sequence METPPPTTEPTEPTDADVAAFKEQLGRPPRGLRSIAHRCPCGQPDVVETAPRLPDGTPFPTLYYLTCPRAASAIGTLEANGVMKEMTERLAADPELAAAYRAAHEDYITRRDAIEVLEGFPSAGGMPDRVKCLHVLVGHSLAAGPGVNPLGDEAIAMLPEWWAKGPCVTPCGQGEDAE from the coding sequence ATGGAAACCCCTCCTCCCACCACCGAACCCACCGAGCCCACGGACGCGGACGTCGCAGCGTTCAAGGAGCAGCTCGGCCGGCCGCCGCGCGGTCTGCGCTCGATCGCGCACCGCTGCCCGTGCGGGCAGCCCGACGTCGTCGAGACCGCGCCGCGGCTCCCCGACGGGACCCCCTTCCCGACGCTGTACTACCTGACGTGTCCGCGGGCCGCCTCCGCGATCGGCACGCTGGAGGCGAACGGCGTCATGAAGGAGATGACCGAGCGCCTGGCGGCCGATCCGGAACTCGCCGCCGCGTACCGGGCCGCCCACGAGGACTACATCACCCGCCGTGACGCCATCGAGGTCCTGGAGGGCTTCCCCAGCGCGGGCGGCATGCCCGACCGGGTGAAGTGCCTGCACGTCCTGGTCGGCCACTCGCTGGCGGCCGGCCCCGGGGTGAACCCGCTGGGCGACGAGGCGATCGCCATGCTGCCCGAGTGGTGGGCGAAAGGCCCGTGCGTGACCCC